One Novipirellula galeiformis genomic region harbors:
- the def gene encoding peptide deformylase — translation MSLRIIPYPHPTLRVRSAPIRRVDQALKDLADEMLELMYSAQGVGLAANQVDLPLRMFVANPSGVKGEGEELVLINPELQMPRGNESEQEGCLSLPGIFGQVKRPKAIRLSAYDIQGNSIERNVDGFLARVLQHENDHLDGVLFFDRMNDEGRREFAGPLEELETDFRSKQSAGAIPSDADLLARLDHWRERYA, via the coding sequence ATGTCACTTCGCATCATCCCCTATCCGCACCCCACTTTGCGTGTTCGCAGCGCTCCCATTCGACGTGTCGACCAGGCGCTAAAGGATTTGGCCGACGAGATGCTTGAGCTCATGTACAGTGCTCAAGGCGTCGGGTTAGCTGCCAACCAAGTCGATCTGCCGCTACGCATGTTCGTCGCCAATCCTTCGGGAGTCAAAGGCGAAGGCGAAGAGTTGGTGCTGATCAATCCTGAGTTACAGATGCCTCGCGGCAACGAATCCGAGCAAGAGGGATGTTTAAGTTTGCCGGGCATCTTCGGTCAAGTGAAACGTCCCAAAGCGATCCGCTTGAGCGCCTATGACATCCAGGGCAACTCGATCGAACGCAATGTGGATGGCTTTTTAGCTCGCGTCCTGCAGCATGAAAACGATCATCTCGACGGGGTGTTGTTTTTTGATCGCATGAACGATGAAGGGCGTCGCGAGTTCGCGGGGCCGTTGGAGGAACTTGAAACCGATTTCCGGTCCAAGCAATCCGCCGGTGCGATTCCCTCGGATGCAGACTTGTTGGCTCGCTTGGACCACTGGAGAGAGCGATATGCCTAG
- a CDS encoding DUF1559 family PulG-like putative transporter, producing the protein MRQRNRAGFTLVELLVVIAIIGVLVGLLLPAVQAAREAARRMQCSNNLKQLGLAAHNFESAFRYFPPTQHTKVFTETNGTKVTKTSEAPFQVYMMPYFEQGSKYDLFNLDYNTNSDTPIHTSIPALTGANAAARAMDVPTFLCPSEVSSINYYGAGRQSYQGCIGGANYRGGIADLDGIFAKPYPSAGEVMKGPKMSEIIDGTSNTALFAEVMLSTLAFNATTTDNTTMFFSGTPTTAELRDGRNYPQCLSGGGTAIRYAGQQYYRAISFNVVYSHTLPINWNRRNQDATKQRYNCGGTGYTTLHKAASSYHPGGALVCRADGSVTMYTDSIDFATWQAIGSRAGAEVIEVN; encoded by the coding sequence TTGAGACAACGTAACCGTGCTGGCTTCACGCTGGTTGAATTGCTCGTCGTGATTGCGATCATTGGAGTGCTGGTGGGCCTTCTGTTGCCGGCGGTGCAGGCCGCTCGGGAAGCCGCACGGCGGATGCAATGTTCCAACAACCTGAAGCAACTGGGCTTGGCCGCCCATAACTTCGAGAGCGCTTTCCGATATTTTCCCCCCACCCAACACACCAAGGTTTTCACGGAAACCAACGGGACAAAGGTGACGAAAACTTCGGAAGCTCCCTTCCAGGTGTACATGATGCCGTACTTTGAACAGGGCAGTAAGTACGATCTGTTCAACTTGGATTACAACACCAACAGCGACACGCCGATCCATACAAGCATTCCCGCGTTGACGGGAGCCAATGCGGCGGCGCGAGCGATGGACGTGCCTACCTTTTTGTGTCCGTCGGAAGTCTCGTCGATCAATTATTACGGGGCGGGCCGACAGAGCTATCAAGGTTGCATTGGGGGGGCCAACTACCGCGGTGGTATCGCGGACTTGGATGGCATTTTCGCCAAACCCTATCCCTCCGCTGGTGAAGTCATGAAAGGCCCCAAGATGTCGGAGATCATCGACGGGACAAGCAATACCGCATTGTTCGCCGAAGTGATGCTATCCACCTTGGCCTTCAACGCCACGACGACGGACAATACGACGATGTTCTTTTCGGGCACGCCCACCACAGCGGAGCTTCGTGACGGTCGCAATTATCCGCAATGCCTCAGTGGTGGCGGGACAGCGATTCGTTATGCCGGTCAGCAATATTATCGCGCGATCAGTTTTAATGTCGTGTACAGCCACACGCTGCCAATCAATTGGAATCGCCGCAACCAGGATGCGACGAAACAGCGATACAACTGCGGTGGAACTGGATACACGACTTTGCACAAGGCGGCATCGAGCTACCATCCCGGCGGCGCCCTGGTCTGTCGGGCCGATGGTTCGGTGACGATGTACACGGACAGCATCGATTTTGCGACTTGGCAAGCGATTGGCAGCCGCGCCGGTGCGGAAGTCATCGAGGTCAACTAA
- the mch gene encoding methenyltetrahydromethanopterin cyclohydrolase produces the protein MLNQRTSEFFTRLASDPDAQRCQVSKIAGATLLDAGIKTPGSLRAGISLARLCMADLAEISITPCDPSVLVSNNAVFVRSDAPLRACLAAQYAGWPVQTDEYFAMGSGPMRAARGREQALIELQLTETAETVVGVLESDQLPGADVIGLIADQCGVATNRVQLAIAPSTSIAGSVQVVARAIETAMHQLHELEFEVRSIVSATGHAPLPPVAKPGDTVAGIGRTNDAVLYGSTVTLWVDCEDEQVAAVAANVPSNTSADYGQPFATTFKQYDYDFYKVDPMLFSPAVVTIHNLRSGRTWNHGQIATDVLRRSFLS, from the coding sequence ATGTTAAACCAACGAACCAGCGAATTTTTCACTCGCCTTGCCAGTGATCCTGATGCTCAGCGATGCCAGGTTTCGAAGATTGCCGGTGCGACCCTCTTGGACGCCGGAATCAAGACTCCGGGATCGCTGCGAGCCGGGATCAGTCTGGCGCGATTGTGCATGGCCGACTTGGCCGAGATTTCGATCACTCCCTGCGACCCGAGCGTGCTGGTTAGCAACAATGCGGTCTTTGTCCGCAGCGACGCCCCGCTACGTGCCTGCTTGGCAGCCCAATACGCTGGCTGGCCAGTGCAAACCGACGAATACTTTGCCATGGGCAGCGGGCCGATGCGAGCCGCTCGAGGACGCGAGCAAGCTCTGATCGAGTTGCAGCTCACCGAAACGGCCGAAACGGTCGTGGGGGTGCTCGAATCCGACCAACTGCCCGGCGCCGACGTGATTGGCTTGATTGCCGACCAGTGCGGCGTGGCGACAAACCGAGTCCAATTGGCCATCGCCCCGAGCACCTCCATCGCGGGCAGCGTTCAAGTGGTTGCTCGTGCCATCGAGACGGCGATGCATCAATTGCACGAACTCGAATTTGAAGTTCGCTCGATCGTTTCGGCGACCGGGCATGCTCCGTTGCCCCCAGTAGCCAAACCGGGCGACACGGTCGCCGGAATCGGACGCACCAACGACGCGGTGCTCTACGGAAGCACGGTCACGCTATGGGTCGATTGCGAGGACGAGCAAGTTGCGGCGGTCGCCGCGAATGTCCCCAGCAACACTTCGGCGGACTACGGCCAACCGTTTGCGACCACGTTCAAACAATACGACTACGACTTTTACAAGGTCGACCCGATGTTATTCAGTCCCGCGGTGGTGACGATCCATAATCTGCGCAGCGGTCGGACGTGGAACCACGGGCAAATCGCGACCGATGTGCTCCGCCGATCGTTTCTATCATGA
- a CDS encoding response regulator: MHGPDFRHDLPSQTRQKQASIVVVDPSPLSLIATAGVMHSQGYDCICARTADSALEALQMGTQDLVLWDVADDAAAVLEAIDRMRTIQGYEQLSVVMVAESRWAGLEKKAEVMQVPTRCLFKPVDPNSLLAVVDHLLWMPSLVSAHRRRGSKPSRLGWVTL; the protein is encoded by the coding sequence ATGCACGGACCCGATTTTCGCCACGACTTGCCGTCGCAAACGCGTCAAAAACAAGCGTCGATCGTCGTGGTGGACCCGAGCCCCCTCTCGTTGATCGCCACGGCGGGAGTCATGCACTCTCAGGGCTACGACTGCATTTGTGCCCGCACGGCTGATTCGGCGCTCGAAGCCCTGCAAATGGGAACCCAAGATTTGGTGCTCTGGGACGTGGCCGATGACGCCGCCGCGGTCTTGGAAGCGATCGATCGAATGCGAACGATCCAGGGCTATGAACAACTCTCGGTCGTGATGGTGGCCGAAAGTCGCTGGGCAGGTCTGGAAAAGAAGGCCGAAGTGATGCAGGTGCCGACGCGATGCCTGTTCAAACCGGTTGACCCCAATTCATTGTTAGCGGTGGTCGATCACCTGCTTTGGATGCCCTCGCTGGTCTCGGCCCACCGACGACGTGGCAGCAAACCAAGCCGATTGGGATGGGTCACGCTCTAG
- a CDS encoding fatty acid CoA ligase family protein, producing the protein MPQQVNDGNVASRLRIIRTLSPGGIAIAEPSGPPRSDGMREYNLTTFENLDRRSDEIARGLIEWGVKPGMRLAMLVPFGAPFIEIVFGLLKAGVVAILIDPGIGRKHLVKCLSESQPDGFVGIPKAQMIRSVLRRRFPQAKWNVTVGKRWLWGGQTLEQVVNSGREANEDILPRVQRSDAAAIIFTTGSTGPPKGVLYTHGTFHAQIDRIRERYDIHRGSRDLACFPLFGLFDAVMGVTTIIPDMDPTRPADVNPQRLIEAANQWEVDQAFGSPALWNTVVRWCEANQVKQPFPTLRRVLSAGAPVPAETLQKLRGLLDPEVNIVTPYGATEALPIASIESREVIAETGPAAAKGKGVCVGTRFEGVQWRIIKIDDGPMTHIDQSEELPQGKIGELMVSGPMVTTEYVVRADQNPMHKIQDGERVWHRMGDVGYLDARDRFWFCGRKTHRIETANRPLFTIPCEAIFNTHPRVYRSALVGRGDRPNQTPVVMIETIECRQNNGKPIADAQSLQKELLELAARNPITRRIEEIIIRRTPLPVDIRHNSKIFRERLAEELRTETRIQPSRE; encoded by the coding sequence ATGCCCCAGCAAGTGAACGATGGCAACGTCGCGTCGAGACTGCGAATCATCCGCACGTTGTCGCCCGGCGGAATCGCAATCGCCGAGCCCAGCGGTCCGCCGCGTTCCGATGGAATGCGCGAATATAATCTGACCACCTTTGAAAACCTTGATCGCCGCAGTGACGAAATTGCTCGCGGCTTGATCGAGTGGGGCGTCAAACCAGGCATGCGTTTGGCGATGCTGGTTCCGTTCGGTGCCCCGTTCATCGAAATCGTTTTCGGATTGCTCAAGGCGGGGGTGGTCGCGATCTTGATCGACCCAGGCATCGGGCGCAAACACTTAGTGAAATGCTTGAGTGAGTCACAACCCGATGGCTTTGTCGGCATCCCCAAGGCGCAGATGATTCGCAGCGTACTGCGTCGTCGGTTCCCGCAAGCGAAGTGGAACGTCACCGTTGGGAAACGATGGCTGTGGGGCGGGCAAACGCTTGAGCAAGTGGTGAACTCGGGTAGGGAAGCCAACGAGGATATCCTGCCTCGTGTCCAGCGTAGCGATGCCGCCGCGATCATTTTCACCACCGGCAGCACCGGACCGCCCAAGGGCGTGCTCTACACGCACGGTACCTTTCATGCTCAAATCGATCGCATTCGAGAGCGGTACGATATCCATCGCGGCTCGCGTGACTTGGCCTGTTTTCCGCTGTTCGGTTTGTTTGATGCGGTGATGGGCGTGACCACGATCATTCCCGACATGGACCCCACGCGTCCGGCCGATGTGAATCCCCAACGTTTGATCGAAGCGGCCAACCAATGGGAGGTCGATCAAGCATTTGGCTCCCCGGCACTTTGGAATACCGTCGTCCGTTGGTGTGAAGCGAATCAAGTCAAACAACCCTTTCCGACGCTCCGCCGAGTGCTGTCGGCCGGAGCGCCCGTGCCTGCGGAAACACTGCAAAAGCTCCGCGGACTGCTCGACCCCGAAGTCAATATCGTCACCCCTTACGGAGCCACCGAAGCGCTGCCGATCGCCTCGATCGAATCGCGTGAGGTGATTGCCGAAACGGGGCCGGCGGCGGCCAAGGGCAAAGGCGTTTGCGTGGGAACTCGTTTCGAGGGAGTCCAGTGGCGCATCATCAAGATTGACGATGGCCCGATGACCCACATCGATCAAAGCGAGGAACTGCCGCAAGGAAAAATCGGCGAATTGATGGTCTCCGGCCCGATGGTAACAACCGAGTACGTCGTTCGGGCGGACCAGAACCCGATGCACAAAATCCAAGATGGCGAACGGGTTTGGCATCGCATGGGCGATGTCGGCTACTTGGACGCGCGCGATCGCTTTTGGTTTTGCGGACGCAAAACGCACCGCATCGAAACGGCCAATCGCCCACTATTCACAATCCCCTGTGAAGCGATCTTCAACACGCACCCACGCGTCTATCGCTCGGCGCTAGTCGGCCGCGGTGACCGACCCAATCAAACACCGGTCGTGATGATCGAGACGATCGAATGCCGCCAAAACAATGGCAAGCCGATCGCCGATGCCCAAAGTCTGCAAAAGGAGTTGTTGGAATTAGCCGCCCGCAATCCAATCACACGGCGGATCGAAGAGATCATCATTCGCCGTACACCGCTGCCAGTCGACATCCGGCACAACAGCAAGATTTTCCGCGAGCGGTTAGCTGAGGAATTGCGAACCGAAACAAGGATTCAACCCTCCCGGGAGTGA
- a CDS encoding DNA-3-methyladenine glycosylase I has product MKSTSSESLLRGDDGVMRCWWCGSDPMYVAYHDNEWGVPVTDDVRLFEKICLEGFQAGLSWLTILRKRDAFREAFAAFDFKRVANFKPHHVDKLMLNAGIVRHRGKIESTINNANRAIELSNEFGSLSNYVWRFAPPHSAAKRSRADVAATSAESSAMSKDLKRRGWSFVGPTTCYAFMQSMGLVNDHLQGCHRYTA; this is encoded by the coding sequence GTGAAATCAACTTCATCCGAATCGTTGTTGCGCGGCGACGATGGCGTGATGCGATGTTGGTGGTGCGGAAGCGATCCGATGTACGTGGCGTATCATGACAACGAATGGGGAGTTCCGGTCACCGACGACGTCCGGTTGTTTGAAAAAATCTGTCTCGAAGGATTCCAAGCTGGGCTTAGCTGGTTGACGATCCTACGAAAGCGAGACGCCTTTCGCGAAGCGTTTGCCGCATTCGACTTCAAGCGGGTGGCAAACTTCAAGCCACATCATGTCGACAAACTGATGCTCAATGCAGGGATTGTGCGGCATCGCGGCAAGATTGAATCGACGATCAACAATGCCAACCGCGCCATCGAACTGAGCAACGAATTTGGGTCGCTGTCCAACTACGTTTGGCGATTCGCCCCCCCGCATTCGGCGGCAAAACGATCACGTGCGGACGTGGCAGCCACCAGCGCTGAATCGAGCGCGATGAGCAAGGATCTGAAACGACGTGGATGGAGTTTCGTTGGCCCAACGACATGTTATGCCTTCATGCAATCGATGGGATTGGTGAACGACCATTTGCAAGGTTGCCACCGCTACACCGCTTAG
- a CDS encoding class I SAM-dependent methyltransferase, whose protein sequence is MQNDEILRTNRRVYDAMADAGNPLCQPAKDSELANPMATIDPSGWLGNSIKGLRVLCLAAGGGRQSSLYAAAGATVTVVDLSRAMLELDRNVAAERNLSLRIIETSMDDLSMLNVAEFDLVTQPVSTCYVPKISTVFAQVARVLRPGGLYISQHKTPTSLQTSTDTVADGTYRLLHPYYRDTPVPPPKSASAAAGRLRETGAVEFLHRWEQIVGGMCRAGFSIEDLVEPVHAKRDAAVGTFAHRAQFVAPYVRIKARRQSSSNDTPQTAASKLWIPQ, encoded by the coding sequence ATGCAAAACGACGAGATTCTTCGCACCAACCGCCGCGTTTACGATGCCATGGCCGACGCGGGCAATCCGTTGTGCCAACCCGCAAAAGACAGCGAATTGGCCAATCCGATGGCGACGATCGACCCGTCAGGCTGGCTCGGCAACTCGATCAAAGGGCTGCGGGTGTTGTGCCTTGCCGCCGGTGGCGGTCGACAAAGTTCACTCTATGCCGCAGCGGGAGCCACGGTGACGGTCGTCGATTTGAGTCGAGCGATGCTCGAATTGGACCGAAACGTGGCTGCCGAACGCAATCTATCCTTGCGGATCATTGAAACGTCAATGGATGACCTGTCGATGCTAAACGTCGCTGAATTTGATCTCGTCACCCAGCCCGTCAGCACTTGTTACGTCCCAAAAATCTCGACCGTTTTTGCGCAGGTGGCCCGCGTGCTGCGACCGGGAGGACTGTACATCAGCCAACATAAAACCCCGACCAGTCTGCAAACGAGCACCGATACCGTTGCCGATGGTACGTACCGGCTGCTGCATCCCTATTACCGCGACACTCCGGTACCGCCTCCGAAATCGGCCTCGGCGGCGGCAGGGCGGTTACGAGAAACCGGAGCGGTCGAGTTCCTACACCGCTGGGAACAAATCGTCGGCGGAATGTGCCGCGCCGGATTTTCAATCGAAGATCTCGTCGAACCGGTGCATGCGAAACGCGATGCCGCAGTGGGCACATTTGCCCATCGAGCTCAATTCGTTGCGCCCTATGTTCGCATCAAAGCCCGCCGGCAATCCTCAAGCAACGACACGCCGCAGACCGCCGCGAGCAAATTGTGGATTCCTCAGTAA
- a CDS encoding ATP-grasp domain-containing protein, producing the protein MSDKRILVLGCGQGWHANQLRAAADSLGCTLHFSDYESLFAAVHLTSPSATDGVDLGVDGFSADASPLAGFDAVLARTMPAGSLEKITFRLAVLHAAAGDTIANAAPIPVINSPRGMEIAIDKFATLTHLRRLGYPVPETIVVQSRPEAMAAFERLGGDCVVKPIFGGEGRGVMRIQDPQLAWTTFSTLQQLDAVLYLQAFVRPGGRDTRLLVIGEHVIAARRENAFDFRTNHAHGATTTAIQPTAEQVAMAKRITTSMGLTFASVDLIDCADAPPRLLEVNAVPGWKGMQQVCTPNIASLVIQTLLHGCHSEPVDPNLREVQTPLSQCETTSCPSK; encoded by the coding sequence ATGAGCGACAAACGCATTCTCGTGCTGGGATGCGGTCAAGGTTGGCATGCGAATCAATTGCGTGCGGCTGCCGATTCGCTCGGTTGCACGCTGCACTTTAGCGATTATGAATCGTTGTTCGCAGCGGTCCATTTGACGTCGCCCTCGGCCACCGACGGAGTCGACTTGGGGGTGGATGGATTCTCCGCCGATGCGTCCCCGCTGGCTGGCTTTGATGCCGTGTTGGCTCGCACGATGCCAGCCGGATCGCTGGAGAAGATCACCTTTCGTTTGGCGGTGTTGCACGCGGCGGCCGGCGATACGATCGCAAACGCTGCTCCGATTCCGGTGATCAATTCGCCACGGGGGATGGAAATCGCGATCGATAAATTTGCGACCCTCACTCATCTTCGCCGACTCGGTTATCCGGTCCCTGAGACGATCGTGGTTCAATCTCGCCCCGAAGCGATGGCGGCGTTCGAGCGACTCGGTGGCGATTGTGTCGTCAAGCCGATCTTTGGGGGCGAAGGACGTGGAGTGATGCGGATCCAAGATCCGCAACTCGCCTGGACCACGTTCTCGACCTTGCAACAACTCGATGCCGTACTTTACTTACAAGCGTTTGTTCGTCCGGGAGGGCGTGACACGCGGTTGTTGGTGATCGGCGAGCATGTCATCGCCGCACGCCGCGAAAACGCATTCGATTTCCGCACCAATCATGCTCACGGAGCCACGACCACCGCGATCCAGCCAACCGCCGAACAGGTCGCGATGGCCAAACGAATCACCACATCGATGGGATTGACGTTCGCCTCGGTGGATTTGATCGATTGCGCGGACGCCCCCCCGCGATTGCTCGAAGTGAACGCGGTCCCGGGGTGGAAAGGGATGCAACAAGTTTGCACTCCGAACATCGCTTCGTTGGTAATCCAAACGCTGCTTCATGGTTGTCACTCTGAACCGGTTGATCCGAATTTACGCGAAGTCCAAACTCCGCTTTCCCAATGCGAGACTACGTCATGCCCCAGCAAGTGA
- a CDS encoding anti-sigma factor family protein encodes MSVPKDILDSLLSAYMDDALSADERTRVEQMLREDASVASELEQLKQIRQTLQQIRNQDRDVKLPANFAQSVIEATVARGRAEGLSDDHPVMRLSEQPSPMVTRPRASVWRVVAPLAAIAASLALAFFATRPDPQGDPVAAVDPARDRMAELATDPAVAARDATPGDAVSIDPTTLHETPRFAASQTDPTMDAPVASARREAPAAIESVAEARGSNDAEMKVAMGPAVSPPTSALKSVEPSPPPADVVAIKAVLVLEVHRTMDGRNTHAVETAMEATGIDSASRKSIDENVVRFAKQGSADEVAANSASVLYLEAPAKRLDQFILRLIADEQGIESVSMTIANDPPLVGMIQSLREVDPTTVKHSTSWQLDAGANGTSALASHLSDRAYVRLDRSTASMAVTASGDDASASTASDIVGRVLMIVR; translated from the coding sequence ATGTCTGTACCCAAAGATATCCTCGATTCACTGCTGAGCGCGTACATGGACGACGCGCTGAGTGCGGATGAACGCACTCGTGTCGAACAGATGCTGCGTGAAGATGCCAGCGTCGCCAGTGAACTCGAGCAATTAAAACAAATTCGTCAAACGTTGCAACAGATCCGAAATCAGGATCGCGACGTAAAGTTGCCTGCAAATTTCGCCCAATCGGTGATTGAAGCCACGGTCGCTCGCGGACGCGCCGAAGGTTTGAGTGACGATCATCCGGTCATGCGATTGTCGGAGCAACCCAGTCCGATGGTCACGCGTCCGCGGGCTTCGGTGTGGCGCGTGGTGGCCCCGTTGGCCGCCATCGCAGCCTCGTTGGCACTCGCCTTTTTCGCCACTCGTCCTGATCCCCAAGGGGACCCCGTTGCCGCAGTGGACCCCGCTCGCGATCGGATGGCTGAATTGGCCACTGATCCGGCGGTCGCAGCGCGAGACGCGACCCCAGGCGATGCCGTGTCCATCGATCCGACAACGCTTCACGAAACGCCGCGCTTCGCCGCTTCCCAAACGGATCCGACGATGGATGCGCCGGTGGCTTCGGCACGTCGAGAAGCACCCGCCGCGATCGAGTCCGTGGCTGAGGCCAGGGGGAGCAATGACGCCGAGATGAAGGTCGCCATGGGCCCCGCCGTTTCGCCGCCAACGTCCGCGCTGAAATCGGTCGAGCCATCTCCGCCGCCAGCCGATGTGGTTGCGATTAAAGCGGTGTTGGTACTCGAGGTTCACCGCACGATGGATGGACGCAATACCCATGCCGTCGAGACGGCGATGGAAGCGACTGGGATTGATTCGGCCAGTCGCAAATCGATCGATGAAAACGTGGTTCGCTTTGCCAAGCAGGGCAGTGCCGACGAGGTGGCTGCAAACTCCGCCAGCGTCTTGTACTTGGAAGCCCCGGCGAAACGATTGGACCAATTCATCTTGCGTTTGATCGCCGATGAACAAGGGATCGAATCGGTCAGTATGACGATTGCAAACGATCCTCCGTTGGTAGGCATGATTCAATCGCTTCGTGAAGTCGATCCCACCACCGTAAAGCATTCCACGTCGTGGCAGCTTGATGCGGGTGCAAACGGAACAAGTGCCTTGGCGAGTCATCTAAGTGATCGCGCGTATGTGCGGTTAGACCGTTCGACAGCGTCGATGGCCGTCACCGCTAGCGGGGATGATGCGTCGGCATCCACCGCGTCGGACATTGTCGGACGAGTTTTGATGATTGTCCGCTGA
- the lysS gene encoding lysine--tRNA ligase: MNQTPDPSQNASGEDGTDPRVARRNKLNQLIERGIDPYGSRFDDRLLVSKCRELAGDVKFVTKDGKTLELPDFDAGDVDYRQWKTDNGPGEEVGPKVRVAGRIMLARPTGKLIFLNLKDWSGNIQIFIGKNQVGEEDFELAKLFDLGDLVGAEGRLGRTNTGELTVFAEKLFFLTKMLEPAPEKHAGLTNPDLRQRMRYADLAFNDGVIETFMNRTKIIKSIRQTLDQDGFCEVEGPTLHTIPGGAAARPFMTHHNALDMKLYMRIALELHLKRLMVGGMERVYEMGRVYRNEGLSPRHNPEFTMIELYQAYGDYETMMDLTERLIADAIRATGGNFQREFNGSMVDFTPPFQRATYAELFQRATGIDPGDDDGVIAYAKKLKLTTEGKHPDVIRNEIFEEKVEDSLDGPIFVIDYPASICPLTKRKRDQPEIAERFELFVLGMEVANAYTELNDPDLQQELFETQLQGQQEEDSMAKMDHDFVRALRYAMPPAGGLGIGIDRLVMLLTGQRSIRDVILFPVLRPETNEPS, translated from the coding sequence ATGAATCAAACACCCGATCCCTCACAAAACGCTTCCGGCGAAGACGGCACTGACCCCCGCGTGGCTCGCCGAAATAAACTGAATCAGCTGATCGAGCGTGGTATCGATCCCTACGGCAGCCGATTTGACGATCGTTTGTTGGTTTCCAAATGCCGTGAACTCGCCGGCGACGTCAAATTTGTGACCAAGGACGGCAAAACGCTGGAGTTGCCCGACTTCGACGCGGGGGACGTGGATTACCGTCAATGGAAAACCGACAACGGCCCTGGGGAAGAAGTGGGGCCGAAGGTCCGCGTCGCCGGCCGGATCATGTTGGCGCGGCCGACCGGCAAGTTGATCTTTCTCAACTTGAAGGACTGGTCGGGAAATATCCAAATCTTTATTGGCAAGAATCAAGTCGGCGAAGAGGATTTTGAGCTGGCCAAATTGTTCGACTTGGGTGACTTGGTGGGGGCCGAAGGACGACTCGGCCGGACCAACACGGGTGAGTTGACAGTGTTTGCCGAAAAACTGTTCTTCTTGACCAAAATGCTCGAGCCAGCACCTGAAAAGCACGCTGGTTTGACCAACCCCGATCTGCGTCAACGGATGCGATACGCCGACCTCGCCTTCAACGACGGCGTGATCGAGACGTTCATGAACCGTACTAAGATCATCAAGTCGATTCGCCAAACGTTGGATCAGGACGGGTTTTGCGAAGTCGAAGGCCCCACGTTGCACACGATCCCAGGCGGAGCGGCGGCGCGTCCCTTCATGACGCATCACAATGCCCTCGATATGAAACTCTACATGCGGATCGCGCTAGAGTTACATCTCAAACGACTGATGGTCGGGGGCATGGAACGCGTCTACGAAATGGGGCGAGTTTACCGCAATGAAGGACTCAGCCCACGCCACAACCCTGAGTTTACGATGATCGAGCTGTACCAGGCGTACGGCGATTACGAAACGATGATGGATTTGACCGAGCGTTTGATCGCCGATGCGATTCGAGCCACCGGCGGCAATTTCCAACGCGAATTCAATGGCAGCATGGTCGACTTTACGCCGCCCTTCCAACGCGCCACCTATGCCGAGTTGTTCCAACGTGCGACCGGAATCGATCCCGGCGACGACGATGGCGTCATCGCGTATGCGAAGAAGCTAAAGTTGACCACCGAGGGCAAGCACCCGGATGTGATCCGCAACGAGATCTTCGAAGAGAAGGTCGAGGACTCGCTCGATGGCCCGATCTTTGTCATCGACTATCCGGCCAGTATTTGTCCATTGACCAAACGCAAACGGGATCAACCCGAGATCGCCGAACGCTTTGAATTGTTTGTGTTGGGGATGGAGGTTGCCAACGCTTACACGGAGTTGAACGATCCCGATTTGCAGCAAGAGTTGTTCGAGACTCAATTGCAAGGTCAGCAAGAAGAGGATTCGATGGCGAAGATGGACCACGATTTTGTTCGTGCACTTCGCTATGCGATGCCGCCCGCCGGCGGACTCGGAATCGGCATCGACCGCTTGGTGATGTTGCTAACCGGGCAACGATCGATTCGCGACGTGATCTTGTTTCCCGTGCTCCGTCCTGAGACGAACGAACCGTCGTAG